TTTTCCTTTTCTGAAAGTGTGGCCCATATGGATGTCCACATAATGGCGATCTGCTCAATTTTTTCATAGAATGTCTGAATAATCATATCTTCATCGTACTTCACACTTCCAGACATGGTATTACAGAAGCTGTTTATGTAGGCAGGATATCCTCTGTAGTTCACACAACTTTTATAGTTTACTTAATTTCACTAATGTACTTAGGTTAATCATTATTTTTGTTATACTTAATCTCACTACTATACTAAAATACACTAAAATTTTAAGTTTATTTGATTACACTTGTGTTATTGAATACACTGATTGGAACTTAACTGGATTGCATTTGTAATTTTCATTTTATTTGATATAACAACCTAATTTTGCTTTTTATTTGAATCAAAGCAACCATTCAACTCTTTTGAATCTCCTTGATCCCACAAGAGAAAAGTATATAAGCATATACTTATATACTTATGTTCCATGCTGGAGATAGATCATGGTCACGACCCTGAGGTACAGGAAGAACTGGAAGAGCTCTTCAAGGCACTTGCCAATGGTAACAGGCTCATACTGATTCGTTGGCTTGCTTCAGGTGAAATAGAAAGGATCAGTGTAACTGAGATGGCAAATATAATGGGCCTGACACAGCCTGCAGCCTCACAGCACCTTAAAGTACTCAAAACAGTTAAGATCCTCCATGCAGAAAAGGAAGGTAACTACATTTACTACACATTCAATAAACGTGCCCTGTTAAAGCACAAAAAAAATATCGATTTTTTATTCAGTTGTGCCTTAGCAAAGTGCGATCAATTCAAATAAAATTATGAACAGGGATAAACCCAAAACGGAACTTAAAAACCAGGCTAAAATGCCGCATATGTGCCCTTGGGTGATAATATGAAAGAAACGAATTTCAATGAAGAATTAGCTGTAGTGGTCATACCAGATGTTCCACTACTACCTGAAACCAATATCAACCTCAAAGTTGGTAAAGAAGCTGGAAGCGAAATCTACACCCGTGTTAAAGACGATGATTTCCACGGTATAGCTTTAGCTCTTAAACAAATGAATCCTGAAGGATTCCCTGAAGAATCTGATTTCTACAGGATAGGAACCATCATCCACATCCAAAACGTCAAGGAAATGAAGGACTTCTACCAGATCAAAGCCGAGATCAAGGAAAGGGTGGAAGTGGAAGATTTCATTGCTGACGGTGATAATTACAGGGCAAACTACAGCTTCTTGCCCGACATCATAGATCTGGAGCCTTTTGACCAGGAAGAAATGCTCATGAACATCCAGAACCTGGTAGAAGAGATAAGTGAGAACTTCAAGGGATCAGAAGCTTACCTCAAACAGGTCCATGAATTAAATGATTTAACGAAGGTCATGGCCTACGTGTTCCCATACATGAGGCTTTCAATTGCGGAAAAACAGGAATTACTTGAAATGCGCTCCCTCAGAGAGAGGAGTTTGAAGTTCCTTGAGTTACTCGTTGACCAGAAGGAATCCATCAAGTTCCACATGGAAATGGGAGCCAGACTCAACGAGGAGATGAACAAAAAACACAGGGAAACAATGCTCAAAGAGCAGCTAAAAGCCATACAAGATGAGCTGAGTGATTCTGAAGGACACTACGGCAACAAGGATTACAGAACGCTCATAGAAGAATCCCAGATGCCAGATGAGGTAAGGGAGGTTGCACTTGATGAGGTTAACAAACTCGAGAGAGGGGGTTCCAACAACTCTGAGGAAAACGTTATCAGAAACTACCTGGATCTTTTGACCAGCCTACCATGGGGACCAAGTGAAACCAGGGATATAGATATTGAAGCTGCAAGGAAGTTACTTGATGAACAGCACTACGGCCTTGACAAAGTCAAAGACCGCATAATTCAGCACCTCACAGTCATGAAATTGAAACAGAACAAACAGGGTTCAATACTCCTGCTTGTGGGTCCACCTGGAACAGGTAAAACAAGTCTTGGAAAAAGTATAGCAGAAGCCCTGGGCCGTGAATACGTCAGGATAAGCCTGGGAGGTGTCAGGGATGAATCAGAGATCAGGGGTCACAGAAGAACCTACCTTGGAGCATTACCAGGTAGGATCATCAATGGAATGAAACGTGCAGGAACCAGAAACCCTGTGTTCATCCTTGATGAGGTGGATAAACTCATGGCATCTGTAAACGGCGACCCAGAAAGTGCCCTCCTCGAGGTGCTTGACCCAGAGCAGAACGACACCTTCTCAGACCACTACCTTGACGTGCCCTACGATCTTTCAGATGTGTTCTTCATAGCCACCGCAAATTCACTCAGGGACATTTCAGGACCCCTACGTGACCGTATGGAGATCATCCAGATAGGCAGCTACACCAGTCATGAAAAGTTCAGAATAGGAAAGGACCACCTCATAGCAGATGTGCTTGAAGACAACGGCCTGGATGAAACCAAACTCCAGATCCAAGACGAAGCCCTGAAAACCCTCATAGAAAACTACACAAGAGAAGCAGGTGTCAGGGGACTTAAACGTCAGCTTGCAACAGTTGCCAGGGTTGCATCAGAAAAAATCGTCCTCGGAAAGGTTGAATTACCCTACGTGGTCAGGGAGGACATGCTCTACGACATGCTGGGCCATGAACTCATCCAGATAAACAGGGTTGGTGAAAACAACCTTCCAGGAGTTGTAACTGGACTGGCATGGACACCTGTGGGTGGGGACATACTCTTCATTGAAGGAGCTTTCATGCCAGGAACAGGTAAATTAACCCTTACAGGTCAACTTGGTGATGTTATGAAGGAATCTGCAAAGATATCCCAGAGCCTCATCCGTTCAAGAATGGCTTTCAGCCTCAAGAACATGGAGTTCGATAAGAAGGACCTGCACATACACGTTCCTTCAGGTGCAATTCCAAAGGATGGACCATCTGCAGGAGTGGGACTTCTAACCACAATAGCATCCCTTGTAACAGGTCAGGCAGTTGACTCTGAACTGGCAATGACAGGTGAAATATCCCTCAGAGGTGCAGTGCTGCCTGTTGGAGGTATCAAGGAGAAGGTTCTTGCAGCACACCGTGCAGGAATCAAAAGGGTTATACTGCCAAAGGAAAATGCAAAGGACCTTGATGATGTTCCAGATGATGTTAAAGCAGAACTGGAGTTCATAACAGTGGAAACAGTTGAGGATGTTATAAAGGAAACCATTGGTATAGAACTCCCAAAACCAGTGCTAATGGATATTAATACAGATTCACTGGCTGGTGGGGCAGGGGCTTAATCCCAGAACATAAATGAGAAATTCATTCAATTTAAACTTCCTTTTGGATTGGAAGATTTCTCAATTTTTTCTTTATTTTTAAGATTTATTTTTGAAAAATAAGATTATTTAATTCTTCAATATCTATTTAAACCTTAAAATTCTTTTATTTAACTAAAAATTTACATTTATTATTTAAAAAAAATTTTTATATTTATCAGATTTTTATATTTATCAGCATGCCTTTAAAAATAAAGTTTTTAATGGAATTAATCAACTAACCCTCTTGAAGTCAAGGATCACCCTTACCATAGCGGGTTCAGTGTCAATATCCACGGTTATTGCAGGTCCTTCGTCCATGTACATGGAAACTAAAAGAAACTCATCTGATACTTTTTCCCCATCACCTGCAGTTGTGTTTATGATGAAGAGTTCCTCTTCGCTACTTTCAAAGAAATCCACAACCTTGGATGTGTCCGGCCCAACAACCCTGAGCATGATCATGAGGTGTTCCTCTGTAGAGAAATGGAAATCCTTAACGAACTCGCGAGGAATTATTAAATCTGTTTTAATACCGTCAGTCTCTTTAATGAATGTTACAGCTTCAGATACTCCCACCAAGATAATCACCCTCTTCAGTTTTTTTTTATTCATGAAATTGAATCATTTAATAATTATTTGATTCTTTAGATTAATAAATATGAAAATTGGATGATGTCAATGCCAACCCTTTGACTCAATCATCTAAAAAAAAGGGGGTTAAACCAGATCAGTAGGCATTATCAAACCAGTTTAGAAATGTCATGAAGAATATTTTCACATCTAAGAGGAAGCTCCAGTTCTCAACGTAGTAAATATCATGTTTTATCCTTTCTGCAATGGATGTATCTCCTCTCCAACCATTAACCTGAGCCCAGCCTGTCATTCCAGGTCTTACGTAGTGTTTGATCATGTACTTGGGAATTTCATCCCTGAACTTCTCTACGAAGTACGGACGTTCTGGTCTGGGACCTATTAAACTCATATCTCCCTTTAATATGTTGAAAAATTGGGGTAGTTCATCGATGTTGGTTTTTCTGATGAAGGAACCGATCCTTGTCTTACGGGGATCTTTATCTGTGCTCCACTGATACTTTTCATCTTTTTCATCCTGAACCTTCATACTCCTGAACTTGTACATGGCAAATAACTTCTTATTATGGCCAACTCTTTCTTGTTTATAAATCACAGGTCCTGAAGAGCTTATTTTTATTAAAATAGCTGTTATGATCAGTATTGGTGATGTTACAATGATCCCTGAAATTGCAACGAAGATATCGAATATCCTCTTGACTGTCTTGTTGGAATATTTCTCAAGGGGCACGTATCTTATGTTTATAACAGGAATATCATCTATCATGTCAAAGTAAGGCTTTGCAGGGCAGTAAATGAAATAATCGGGAATTATCTCAGCTTTCACACCACACCTCTCAAGTGTGTCCACGATACTTTCTATGATCTTATGATGCCTTGCAGATAATGTTATTATAACCCTGTCAATTTCATTGTTTTTAACTATCTTTTCAACATCGTTTATATTCCCTATAACAGTTGAATCCTGAACTTTATGTCCTTTTTCAAATTTATCATCCAGAAATCCAATTATTTCATACCCTATGTATTTACTTTCCTTAATTTTAACTGCAAATTTCTCGCCAAGTTCTCCTGCCCCTACAACCAGAATATATTTGATGTTGAATCCTTTACATCGGATATACCTTAAGAAAGATCTGAGAACATATCTTTCCCCAATGCAAAATCCACAGCTTAAAATAGCGAAGATGATGAGGAGGTACCTTGAATAATTGATGATGTTAATTAGGTAAAGGGATGTAAGGATAACCAGAAATCCGAGAACATTTCCCTTGATGATCTGTAACGCTTCAGAATCAAAGTTTTTAGTTCTTTGGGGATCGTACAAACCAAATGAATAATAAAGGAAAATGTAGAGTGGTAATATAAGCAAAAGTGAGATCATGTACTGTTTGAAGGACCATATGCCATATCCAGCACCTAGAATATCTGTTTCAAAACGCAGATACCATGCTAAAATTAATGAAAACCCTATCACAGCCATATCTACAATAATTAGTATGGCGTTGAAAAATCTTTGATTTTCTCTGATCATTTAAAATCACTGTTTTTTTGAGTTTTTCAAGTAATTACTTGAAGAAATTTATGAACCTCTTCAAACAGTACATGCCCCATATTCCAAGATAAGTAATAAATGTTACTGTTTTTGGATAGTTGTTCTTATAATGTTTGTTGTAGAATAGGTGCATTGCCCTATAGAACTCATATATCATCTTTGGTTTTTCTTTTTTGTTGAGGCTCCCACCTTTGTAATGGATTATCTGAGCATCACTGTAATAGATTATCTTCCAGTTTCCTGCCCTTATACGGTAGCACCAGTCTATGTCCTCCCCGTACATGAAGAAGGTTTCATCCAGAAGACCCACATCCTCTATCGTGTTGGATCTGACCATCATGAAAGCCCCCATGATACAGTCAACCTCGTAGGTCTCATTTTCATCCAGGTAGGTGAGGTTGTAACGTCCGAAACGTTTGCTCTTTGGGAAAAGCTTTGAAAGACCTGTCATCCTGTAGAATGAGACACAGACCGTTGGAAAACTTCTCCTGCAGGCTTTGTCCAATTTTCCATCTGGAAGAAGAACCTTACAGCCCAGTGCACCTATTCTTTCATCTTTTTCCATGTATTCAATGCATCGCTCCAGGCAGTCATCCACAACCACGGTGTCGGAGTTGAGAAGTAGAACGTATTTTGAATCAGTTTCTTTCAGTGCCTGGTTATTTGCATGGGCAAAACCCCTGTTTTCCTTGCTTGAAATGAACCTGATCAATCCCTGTTCTGTTTCCTTTGAAAAGTACTCCTCTAACCTTTCAAGACTGCCGTCACCGGATGCACTGTCCACCAGAAATATCTCATAGCTGAAGGGGTGATCTCTTTTTAAAACGGATTCTATGGTTTGTTTGGTTAAATTGTAAGTTCTGTAGTTTACCACTATGATGGACAGATCCATTTTAACGCTCCTTTTGGTGGGTATGTCTTTATTGGAAAATCATTAATTAATTGATCCCTATGTTTTTTAATAAGTTTTCCCTGTTATTTTTGATAGTTCCTCTTATTTTTTTAGTTTTAATGAAGGCTTCTTTGAAGAATATTAATGGCTTTGAATATTCTAGAAATCAAAAGGATGGAAAGATTCTTCAATTTTTTTATCAAAAAAACTGCGTTCATAAAAACACGAATTTCACAGTATTTTTAATGAGAAGCCATTCAACTTTCACGTAGTTAATCAGGTTATTATTATATTTTATTTTTTCTACGTCATGACGGGAGTTAAACCCTTCCTTCAGCCCATCCAGGTAATCCCTTCCATATCCCTTCCTGAGGAAGAACAGATACTTTATGAAATATCCTAAAAGCAAGAATATGAGGTTTAAAGCTAACTGGGGCCAGGGCATGTTCTTGTAGGGAAGGTAAACGTTGTTCCTTGCAGATATTTTTACCTTGAATGCGTTGTGTTTACTCCCGCTGGTTCCACTGCCGTGATGGTAAACAACAGCTTCAGGACAGTAAATTGATTTGTAACCGTGGATACTGGCTCTGTAGCTTATATCAACATCCTCGAGGTAGGCGAAGAAGTTCTCATCGAAATATCCAATTTCCTTTAAGATACTTCTCCTGTAGAGGGCTGCCCCTGCACAGGCACTGAAAACCTCCTTTTTTTCATTGTAGTTATTAGCTGATCTTCCGTTACCCACCTTTTTTGTCCAGCCCAGAATGGTGTATGCATCACCTGCATCATCCATCAAATCCCTGTTTTCAAACTGGATCATCTTCGAGGAAACTGCGAAGATGTTTTCATCACTTTCAATGCACTTTACAAGTTTGGAGATGCAGTTTTTCTCAAGTTCAGTGTCGTTGTTTAAGAGGAACACGTAATCAGTTTTTGAAGCCTGGATTCCCTGGTTGACTGCAACTGCAAATCCCAGATTTTCCTGGTTTTTGATTAGGGTAAAATCTGGATGATGTTCTGTTATGTATTCAACACTACCATCAGAAGAACTGTTATCAACTATGATAACTTCAGCTAGTTCCTTTTCAATGGATTCTAAACATTTTTCAAGGAAGTGCCTGCCGTTGTAGTTTGGGATAATCACAGTTAATTGCATTGATTCCACCAGGTTCATGATTTATCTGAATGAACCCATTTATCGTAAAGCTCACAAACCTCATCAACAGGGCCCTTAGCCATCAACTTGCCATGTTGAAGCCATATTGCCTTGTTGCAAAAGCTTTTCACCATATCCACTGAGTGTGATACAAATAGAAGCGTTACTTCACTATCCATCAGTGATTCCATTTTTTCACGGCTTTTTTCCTGGAATTTTACATCCCCCACAGACAGAACTTCATCCAAAATTAAGATCTCCGGCTTTACACTGGTTGCTATGGAAAAACCAAGTCTTGCTCTCATACCTGAAGAATAGTTTTTCAGGGGAACATCCAGGAACTCCTCTAATTCTGAAAACTCCACGATTTCATCAAATTTACTTTCTATAAACTCTTTGCTGTAACCAAGTAACGCTCCATTGAGAAATATGTTTTCTCTGCCAGTATAATCCGGGTCAAAACCAGCACCTAACTCCAGCAAAGGGGATATACGTCCCTTCACTTCTATGCTGCCTTCTGTGGGTTTCATGACTCCTGAGATCAGTTTGAGCAGTGTACTTTTCCCTGCGCCGTTCATTCCAACCAGACCTAATCTGTCTCCCTTTTCAACTTCGAATGAAACGTCTTTAAGGGCCCAGAAAGGCTGAAACATGAGTTCCCTTTTAAGAAATTTAATAACGTACTCTTTGAGGTTGTCAACCTTTTCCTGGCTTAAATTGAATTCCATTCCAACGTTTTCAACCTTGATAATAGTTTCTCCCAAATTCCATCACCTTCAATTAAATGTAAAGTATAAATCTGTCTTGGTACTTGTAGAACAATGCAATTCCTAGCAGGAGGGCAACAACACCAGATACCATGGCGAATAATAAAGTCATTGGATCGTAAGGTGTTCCATATAAAAATACGCTTCTACAGCAGCTTATAACTGCATAAACTGGGTTGTAATACTGTATGAACCTGAAACTTTCAGGAACAATTTCTGCAGGGTAAAATATGGGCATGGCCCACATTAACATCATGAGTAAAACTCCGTAGAGATGTTCCATATCTCTGAAGAACACATTTACAGTTGCCAGAATAAGTCCCATTCCTATGGTTAAAAGTAGTAATGCTACAAATGGTAGGGCTGCAAGAAGTATGTAAATAGTGAATGGTGCATTGGTGGCTAACATTACGATAAAAAGAACCACAAGGGACAGCAGAAACGTTACGAAGTTGGATAAAATGGTGGACAGCGAGTACATATACTTTGGTACGTAAATCGTTTTAATTATAGCTGAACTACTTTTAATGGAACGCATGGCTCCGTTGGTTCCTCCTGCAAAGAACTGATACACTAAAATCCCGGTCAGGTAGTACACCGGAAAGTTAGGTATGGCACGTTTAAAAAACGTTGAAAATATTATGGTCAGCACGACCATACTCAAAAGGGGCTCTAAAAAGCTCCAGAATATTCCTAACACGGATCTTCTGTACTTAATTTTAATGTCTCTTGATACAAGTTCCCTGAGTAAGAAATTGTACTTTTTGAAGTTGGCAAAAAATCTATGGTTAAATATTTCAATGTTCATTTGATCACTGTGAAATTCTTTTTTTATATCTTGTTCCATTAAAAATAGGAAATCTACTATTTTCCATTGCCTATCTGGTGATACTCAAAGCCAATGTCTTTCATTATCTCTTTGTTGTACTGATTCCTGCCGTCGAAGATAATCTGATTTTTCATTCTTCCAGATATCTCATCAAAGTCTGGACTTCTGAATTCCTTCCATTCAGTTACAAGGAGCAGTGCATCTGCCTCGTCAACTGCTTCGTACTTGTTCTCTGAAAATTCTATGTTCTCGTTGCCTTTGAAGTAATATTCTCTGGCAGCATCCATAGCCTTTGGATCGTAGGCTTTAATTTTAGCGCCCCTTTCTGTTAATTCATTAACGATGACAAGTGATGTTGCTTCTCTCATATCATCGGTTTCTGGTTTGAATGAAAGACCCCAAAGTGCAAATATATGTCCTGAAAGATTTTCACCAAACCTTTTTATTACTTTGTTTACAAGGGAAAGTTTCTGTTTATTGTTAACGGATTCAACTTCTCTCAGTATACGCGCTTCGTAACCTGTATCTGCAGCTGTTTTAATGAGAGCCTGAACATCCTTTGGGAAACAGCTTCCACCGTAACCGCAACCAGCATATAAGAAACTGTAACCTATTCTATTGTCACTACCTATTCCGAATCTGATGTTGTTGATATCGGCACCAACCCTTTCACAGATGTTGGCTATTTCATTCATGAAGGAGATGCGTGTTGCAAGCATGGCGTTGGCAGCGTACTTGGTCATCTCAGCACTCTTGATGTCCATAGTCACGAATCTTTCATGGTTTCTGATGAATGGAGCGTAAAGTTCCTTCATGGTTTCAATCACAGTTTCATCATTGGAACCTATGACCACCCTATCAGGCCTCATGAAGTTTTCAACTGCGGCTCCTTCCTTCAAAAATTCAGGATTGGAAACCACATGAACCTTGTAGTTTACTCCCCTTTTGTTCAACTCTTCATTTATAGTAGCTTTTACTTTATCTGCTGTACCTACGGGTACTGTGGATTTGTTCACCACTATCATGTCGTGGGAAATGAGTTCTCCTATTTCCTGAGCAGCTGAAAGAACATGCTGCAAGTCTGCACTTCCATCTTCATCCATTGGAGTCCCAACAGCTATGAAACAGATATTTGAGTTGTCAAGACCGTCCTTCAGATACTTTGTGAAGTGGAGATCTCCGTTTTTATGGTTGTTCACCACTAAATACTCCAGACCTGGTTCGTATATGGGTATGATACCCCTTTTCAATTTTTCAACCTTTCCATCATCAATATCAACACAGTAAACTGTGTTTCCCATTTCTGAAAAACAGGCACCTGTGACAAGACCAACGTAACCTGTTCCTATTATTGTGAGTTTCATCTATATTTACCTTCAAATTTAATATATTATGGATTTTATCTAAATGTTCATAAAAAAGGTTTATACTACTTTTTTTACATATTCATATGTTGGACGTATTAATCTGTTGAACCGTAATCCGTTAAGGATTCTCTGTTTAAATTAGTTATAATTTTAGTAAATATAATATCTGTTCCCCCTTTTAAAGCTATTTTATTTTAAGTTTTATGAGGGGGATTGAGGTTAGGGACTACAATATTGGGAAGATTGGGCCTTTCATTGTAATTAATTTGGTTATCCTCCTCACAAACGTTTCTTTTTATGATAAAAAAGATATAAAAGCGTTTACCAGAATCCCACCCAAATCTATACCAACTCTTCTACTTATTTAATTAGCACCTGTTAGACAAGTTAATTATATAACTTATTTTAGACTTTTGTGTATATGTTTTTAAAATCTGAAAACAGAAAAACAGAAATCTATGAAAAGACCAATGTACCTGTTTCTAGTAGTTATTTTTCATGTAACCTACATTTATTCTGAATTACCATTTTTAATATTAATATATTCTTCCAGAGCTTTTTTTAAGGTTTGGGCACGGTGATTATATGTATGATCTTCTAAGATCATTTGCTGTAATTCTTTGATTTTAGTCAATCTAACTTCATCATTGCTTAAATAGTATTCAATTAAATTATGTAATTCTTTTTTTGAATGATATGATGGCAGTAATCCTCCAAATGTTTCTTGTGCTCCAATTTCGCCATTAGTTATTACTAAAGCTCCACTTGCTAATGCATCAAAAACTCTACTGTTAACAGACCCATAATTTTTGGTTGCTATGTTGGCATCATCAATAACGAGTTTTGTAGAGGCGTATAGTTCAGGTAATTGGAAGTACTCAATAAACCCTTGGTAATACTCTTGTAATTTTTCAACTTTTTCCCAGTTTTTACCATATAATCTAAAAGTGTAATCTATACTCTTAGGGTTTAACATTTTAATGACATCTCGAGGGTAATACCAGTAACTACCTGTAAAACAATAATCGGAGTAGTATTCTTCCATTGGTTGAACATTATTATTAAATCTAGAAGCATTCGTAGCAATAGGTAATAAAATTGCATCCCGGTCAGTTTTTTCTTTAATATAATTGCAGGCTATTTGGCTAGATGCAAAAATTATGTCATATTCATACAAACCAGAGTGTTCAGCCCAACGGTCAAACCAATTGCGGGGCCAAGCAATCTTTATCAAAGATAAATTAGAACAAATGATCTTCCGGGGATCATAGGCGTCTAATAAAGATATTAAAACATCCACATCATTGGGAACTTCGTACCAGTTTCCAGGTCCATTGCGTGATAAAAACATCACATCCCACTTTAAATCTTTTAATGCTTCTGAGAATTCTAAAGCGGTGAAATAATCCCCTGCAGATGCATTTTCACCGCATTCTGTCACAGCAAAGGCAACTTTAAATGGCTTTTCAGAGAAAATACATTCACTATTTAACTTATCTAAGAAAAACTTATTTGATAACCAATCAAACCATTTACTCATAAGTAATTTTTTGTTATTTTGGAATTTAATATCCCTATAATTAGATATACTAATTTTTTCGTCTGAACCATATTCATAATGAAATAAAAGTGCTTTTGGACAGTAAATATTTTTATATCCTCTTTTTAATAGTTTTAAACAGAAATCAACATCCTCATAACCATAATAATATCTTTCGTCTAATCCTCCCACTTTTAGATACAAATCCTTTTTCACAAGTAAAGTTGCAGCAGTATTTCCCGCGACACATTTTTCAGATTTAAAAGTGGAATTAAATACTTCATAACCTTTTCCTCGATTTATAGGCCTAAAAAATGTATTTAAATTTTGGAATACTATGCCAGTGTGCTGAATTTTGAATGAATTATTTTTATTGAAGATAGATTCGGAACAGTTAGGATAAACCAGTTTGGCACCTACAGTACCTACTTTATCATGATTTAGTGCGGTTTGCATCATCTGGTTGAGCCAGCCATAAGTAGGTTCAATGTCATTGTTAAGAAGCAGGATATATTCACCTTTTGCAACTTGAACGGCTTCATTATTAGCTCTAGAAAATGATTTATTTTCACTATTTTTAATAATTGTCAGTGGCAGAGAATTTTTAAGTTCTTCTAGAAAAGATAGTGATTTATCACTGGACAAATTATCCACTACAATTATTTCATAGTTAGGGTACTGGATATCCTCTTTAAAATACTTGAACAACCGTTTCAAATGATTTAATCCGTTTCTATTTAATATGATAATTGAAACCAATGGTGCATTCTCATCAAAATGGTGAAGATCAAGAAGTGAAATATTTTCCTTTAATATTTCTTCATATTTTGCATTTGCTTCACTCTCACTTATCATAATTAATGGTTCAATAGACGTGTCCATGATGTTTCTTTGTCTTCCTTCTTTTTTTCCGTATAGGCTGTAGTGTATGAGTGGGTTTAGTTTTGATTTTTTTACGTCGGAGTATTTTTCGGTGTAGTATTTGCTATTGAATTGGGGGTTGGGGTTTCGCCCTTCTTGATATCCGTGGTATATGTAGTGGAGAATGGGGTCTACTCCAGAAACTCTAATGTCTTTGTTGTTTTTTAAGTAGTAACCTATATCTATCAAATGGTTATTTTTAATGGCATTAAAACCTTTGAGGTTTATGTAAGTATTTTTTAGGCCGTTGTTTTTACGGTTAAATAGAATGTACAATTGTGGAAACTTTGAAATCAGTTTTTGGGTGAATGGCCGATTTTTATTACTTAAATACTCTAACTCATAAAAACGAGCAGTAAGATCCTCAACCTGGCCATTCAAAAATTTCAAAGCCATTTCTTCTTTTTTAATGGATTCAACCTTAGTTTTAGTATCAATCAACATTTTTTACACTTTTAACTATGATTTTAAAATTTTGGTAGGTATATAAAGAAAGGTAATTCAAAAAGGAGCATTATATCTCAAGGTTATTCTTCAAAATTTAAAAGCTTAATCTATTTTTTGTTTAAAATAATTCCCTACCTTGGGGGAGGCCATATTATTTTCTTCAACATTTAAATAAAACTTAATCCATTCGTTATTTAGAATGATTCCATCTCTTAAGCTTATTTTGGGAGACCATTCCACTTTTT
The Methanobacterium aggregans DNA segment above includes these coding regions:
- a CDS encoding ABC transporter ATP-binding protein, with protein sequence MGETIIKVENVGMEFNLSQEKVDNLKEYVIKFLKRELMFQPFWALKDVSFEVEKGDRLGLVGMNGAGKSTLLKLISGVMKPTEGSIEVKGRISPLLELGAGFDPDYTGRENIFLNGALLGYSKEFIESKFDEIVEFSELEEFLDVPLKNYSSGMRARLGFSIATSVKPEILILDEVLSVGDVKFQEKSREKMESLMDSEVTLLFVSHSVDMVKSFCNKAIWLQHGKLMAKGPVDEVCELYDKWVHSDKS
- a CDS encoding UDP-glucose dehydrogenase family protein, with product MKLTIIGTGYVGLVTGACFSEMGNTVYCVDIDDGKVEKLKRGIIPIYEPGLEYLVVNNHKNGDLHFTKYLKDGLDNSNICFIAVGTPMDEDGSADLQHVLSAAQEIGELISHDMIVVNKSTVPVGTADKVKATINEELNKRGVNYKVHVVSNPEFLKEGAAVENFMRPDRVVIGSNDETVIETMKELYAPFIRNHERFVTMDIKSAEMTKYAANAMLATRISFMNEIANICERVGADINNIRFGIGSDNRIGYSFLYAGCGYGGSCFPKDVQALIKTAADTGYEARILREVESVNNKQKLSLVNKVIKRFGENLSGHIFALWGLSFKPETDDMREATSLVIVNELTERGAKIKAYDPKAMDAAREYYFKGNENIEFSENKYEAVDEADALLLVTEWKEFRSPDFDEISGRMKNQIIFDGRNQYNKEIMKDIGFEYHQIGNGK
- a CDS encoding glycosyltransferase family protein produces the protein MLIDTKTKVESIKKEEMALKFLNGQVEDLTARFYELEYLSNKNRPFTQKLISKFPQLYILFNRKNNGLKNTYINLKGFNAIKNNHLIDIGYYLKNNKDIRVSGVDPILHYIYHGYQEGRNPNPQFNSKYYTEKYSDVKKSKLNPLIHYSLYGKKEGRQRNIMDTSIEPLIMISESEANAKYEEILKENISLLDLHHFDENAPLVSIIILNRNGLNHLKRLFKYFKEDIQYPNYEIIVVDNLSSDKSLSFLEELKNSLPLTIIKNSENKSFSRANNEAVQVAKGEYILLLNNDIEPTYGWLNQMMQTALNHDKVGTVGAKLVYPNCSESIFNKNNSFKIQHTGIVFQNLNTFFRPINRGKGYEVFNSTFKSEKCVAGNTAATLLVKKDLYLKVGGLDERYYYGYEDVDFCLKLLKRGYKNIYCPKALLFHYEYGSDEKISISNYRDIKFQNNKKLLMSKWFDWLSNKFFLDKLNSECIFSEKPFKVAFAVTECGENASAGDYFTALEFSEALKDLKWDVMFLSRNGPGNWYEVPNDVDVLISLLDAYDPRKIICSNLSLIKIAWPRNWFDRWAEHSGLYEYDIIFASSQIACNYIKEKTDRDAILLPIATNASRFNNNVQPMEEYYSDYCFTGSYWYYPRDVIKMLNPKSIDYTFRLYGKNWEKVEKLQEYYQGFIEYFQLPELYASTKLVIDDANIATKNYGSVNSRVFDALASGALVITNGEIGAQETFGGLLPSYHSKKELHNLIEYYLSNDEVRLTKIKELQQMILEDHTYNHRAQTLKKALEEYINIKNGNSE
- a CDS encoding ABC transporter permease → MNIEIFNHRFFANFKKYNFLLRELVSRDIKIKYRRSVLGIFWSFLEPLLSMVVLTIIFSTFFKRAIPNFPVYYLTGILVYQFFAGGTNGAMRSIKSSSAIIKTIYVPKYMYSLSTILSNFVTFLLSLVVLFIVMLATNAPFTIYILLAALPFVALLLLTIGMGLILATVNVFFRDMEHLYGVLLMMLMWAMPIFYPAEIVPESFRFIQYYNPVYAVISCCRSVFLYGTPYDPMTLLFAMVSGVVALLLGIALFYKYQDRFILYI